The following proteins are co-located in the Egicoccus sp. AB-alg2 genome:
- a CDS encoding acyl carrier protein: protein MSQDLFATFQTVLVDTFGVPAEDVTPDATFEALGLDSLDVVELTLVLEEETGVKLEDEELEDVRTVQDAIDKITEKQQAAA, encoded by the coding sequence ATGAGCCAGGACCTGTTCGCCACCTTCCAGACCGTCCTCGTCGACACCTTCGGTGTCCCGGCCGAGGACGTGACCCCCGACGCGACCTTCGAGGCGCTCGGCCTCGACTCGCTCGACGTCGTCGAACTCACCCTCGTGCTCGAGGAGGAGACCGGCGTGAAGCTCGAGGACGAGGAGCTCGAGGACGTCCGCACCGTGCAGGACGCCATCGACAAGATCACGGAGAAGCAGCAGGCCGCGGCCTGA
- a CDS encoding beta-ketoacyl synthase — MNARRNVVVTGMGLVTPAGRGLADAWNGVLAGKAAAVVDEELAAAGTPVTICCRVPAYDADAELGRGAKRRLDRFTHLGVLAAREAVQHAGLVDVDDDPERIVATDPDRVGILLGSGIGGAETWADEYPRFLEKGPNRASPMFIPKMLSNTAAGTIAIRTGARGPNMTVNTACAAGASAIHVARDLIRSGVADVVLAGGVEAGITALSISAFAQMGALSRNGDPAAASRPFDVDRDGFVMGEGAGVLVLESEEHARGRGAAPLAVVAGAGASADAFHATAPPEDGGGAVLAIQRAVEDAGIDPTSIAHLNAHGTSTPLNDVAEARALRKVFGDHTDDLVVTSTKGVTGHLLGAAGAVEAIFAIQAMREGLVPPTANLTTQDPDIALDVVAGEPRAVTFEAALSTSMGFGGQNAALVLTRA; from the coding sequence ATGAACGCACGACGCAACGTCGTGGTCACCGGCATGGGTCTGGTGACCCCGGCCGGCCGTGGGCTGGCGGACGCCTGGAACGGGGTCCTCGCCGGCAAGGCCGCCGCGGTGGTCGACGAGGAGCTGGCCGCGGCCGGCACCCCGGTGACGATCTGCTGCCGCGTCCCGGCCTACGACGCCGACGCCGAGCTCGGCCGGGGCGCCAAGCGTCGCCTCGACCGCTTCACCCACCTCGGCGTCCTGGCGGCGCGCGAGGCCGTCCAGCACGCCGGCCTGGTGGACGTCGACGACGACCCGGAACGGATCGTCGCGACCGATCCGGACCGGGTCGGCATCCTGCTCGGCTCCGGCATCGGTGGTGCCGAGACCTGGGCCGACGAGTACCCGCGCTTCCTCGAGAAGGGCCCCAACCGGGCCAGCCCGATGTTCATCCCGAAGATGCTGTCGAACACGGCGGCCGGGACGATCGCGATCCGCACGGGCGCACGCGGGCCGAACATGACCGTGAACACCGCCTGCGCGGCAGGCGCCTCGGCGATCCACGTCGCCCGCGACCTGATCCGCTCGGGTGTCGCCGACGTCGTGCTCGCCGGCGGCGTCGAGGCCGGCATCACCGCCCTGTCCATCAGCGCGTTCGCGCAGATGGGCGCGCTGTCGCGCAACGGCGACCCGGCGGCCGCGTCGCGTCCGTTCGACGTCGACCGTGACGGCTTCGTGATGGGGGAGGGCGCCGGCGTCCTCGTCCTGGAGTCGGAGGAGCACGCCCGGGGCCGCGGCGCCGCACCGCTGGCGGTCGTGGCCGGTGCCGGGGCGTCCGCGGACGCGTTCCACGCGACCGCGCCACCGGAGGACGGTGGCGGCGCCGTCCTGGCCATCCAGCGCGCCGTCGAGGACGCCGGGATCGACCCCACCTCGATCGCGCACCTCAACGCACACGGCACCTCGACCCCGCTCAACGACGTCGCCGAGGCCCGCGCGCTGCGCAAGGTGTTCGGCGACCACACCGATGACCTGGTGGTGACCTCGACCAAGGGCGTGACGGGCCACCTGCTCGGCGCGGCCGGCGCCGTGGAGGCCATCTTCGCGATCCAGGCCATGCGCGAGGGGCTCGTGCCCCCGACCGCCAACCTGACCACGCAGGACCCCGACATCGCACTCGACGTCGTCGCGGGCGAACCCCGCGCCGTGACGTTCGAGGCGGCGCTGTCCACCTCCATGGGCTTCGGCGGCCAGAACGCCGCCCTGGTCCTCACCCGCGCCTGA
- a CDS encoding acyl-CoA carboxylase subunit beta has protein sequence MTDTLHIETPALDPTALQPGDGARVRLSRLLDRDSFVELGSQRQHRANQFGLDKRRPDTDGVVAGTGAIGGRPVNVYAQDRRVLGGSLGEAHADKIARTIQQAGRGGVPVVGINDSGGARIQEGVAALDGYGQVFRANVAASGRVPQIALILGPCAGGAVYSPALMDFTVMTDEAYMFLTGPRVVKAVTGEDVDARSLGGPEVHGERSGCAHFVVDDDRAAFELTRDLLGYLPASSSAPLPEVAPEPPASVDLRDIVPVDGREPYDVRDVISGVVDGGRFLEVQEHWARNLVVGFARIDGRTVGIVANQAKWLAGVLDLTASEKGARFVRFCDAFGIPLVVMVDVPGFLPGTAQENGGVIRKGAKLLHAFASATVPRVSVVLRKAFGGAYIVMNSRSLGADAVLAWPDAELAVMGAEGAADIIFRRQLDAEPDRRDDLVEQYRSDAMHVDLAARRGSVDEIVAPHETRDALVGILRSLKGARQPMFVHDNLPQ, from the coding sequence GTGACCGACACCCTCCACATCGAGACCCCGGCGCTCGACCCGACCGCCCTGCAGCCGGGCGACGGCGCCCGGGTGCGGCTGTCCCGCCTGCTCGACCGCGACAGCTTCGTCGAGCTGGGATCGCAGCGGCAGCACCGCGCGAACCAGTTCGGGCTGGACAAGCGCCGTCCCGACACCGACGGGGTGGTGGCCGGCACGGGCGCGATCGGCGGCCGGCCCGTCAACGTCTACGCCCAGGACCGGCGGGTGCTCGGCGGCTCGCTCGGTGAGGCCCACGCCGACAAGATCGCGCGGACGATCCAGCAGGCCGGGCGCGGTGGCGTGCCGGTGGTCGGCATCAACGACTCCGGTGGCGCCCGCATCCAGGAGGGCGTGGCCGCCCTCGACGGCTACGGACAGGTCTTCCGCGCCAACGTCGCGGCCTCCGGCCGGGTGCCGCAGATCGCGCTCATCCTCGGCCCCTGCGCCGGCGGCGCGGTGTATTCGCCCGCGCTGATGGACTTCACGGTCATGACCGACGAGGCCTACATGTTCCTCACCGGTCCCCGGGTCGTGAAGGCCGTCACCGGCGAGGACGTCGACGCCCGCTCGCTGGGCGGCCCCGAGGTGCACGGCGAGCGCTCGGGCTGTGCCCACTTCGTCGTCGACGACGACCGGGCAGCGTTCGAACTGACGCGCGATCTGCTGGGCTACCTGCCCGCGTCGTCGTCCGCGCCACTGCCCGAGGTCGCGCCCGAGCCGCCCGCGTCGGTCGACCTGCGGGACATCGTCCCGGTCGACGGTCGCGAGCCCTATGACGTCCGCGACGTCATCAGCGGCGTCGTCGACGGTGGCCGCTTCCTCGAGGTGCAGGAGCACTGGGCCCGCAACCTCGTCGTGGGCTTCGCCCGGATCGACGGCCGCACCGTCGGGATCGTCGCCAACCAGGCCAAGTGGCTGGCCGGCGTCCTCGACCTGACGGCCAGCGAGAAGGGCGCCCGGTTCGTGCGCTTCTGCGACGCGTTCGGGATCCCGCTGGTCGTCATGGTCGACGTGCCGGGCTTCCTCCCCGGCACCGCCCAGGAGAACGGCGGGGTGATCCGCAAGGGCGCGAAGCTGCTGCACGCCTTCGCGTCGGCGACCGTGCCGCGCGTGTCGGTCGTCCTGCGCAAGGCCTTCGGCGGCGCCTACATCGTGATGAACTCGCGCAGCCTCGGTGCCGACGCGGTGCTCGCCTGGCCCGACGCCGAGCTGGCCGTCATGGGCGCCGAAGGCGCGGCGGACATCATCTTCCGCCGGCAGCTCGACGCCGAGCCCGACCGGCGTGACGATCTCGTCGAGCAATACCGCTCGGACGCCATGCACGTCGACCTGGCCGCCCGCCGCGGCAGCGTCGACGAGATCGTCGCCCCCCACGAGACCCGTGACGCGCTGGTCGGGATCCTGCGGTCGCTGAAGGGCGCCCGCCAACCGATGTTCGTCCACGACAACCTGCCGCAATGA
- a CDS encoding lysophospholipid acyltransferase family protein: MSDAPRTVAPMVPGARSLVRLSLRPVLKLWLRLQVEGVEHVPDDGPVLVASTHQSHADSVALGVAIERPIHFLGDVRLTHWPLLGPLLPKLGMVPLRRGEADAAAMDVLRDLLADGRAVAVYPEGSRSRDGKVHRLRSGLARLAAEAQAPVVPAAVAGIYDVWPINARPRPLGGKVTVRFGPALAPPEDTPRSRRQFNDRLQRILAELGRTECADDFSPFGGGDV, translated from the coding sequence ATGAGCGACGCGCCCCGCACCGTGGCTCCCATGGTTCCCGGGGCGCGCTCGTTGGTGCGGTTGAGCCTGAGACCGGTCCTCAAGCTGTGGCTGCGCCTGCAGGTCGAGGGCGTCGAGCACGTCCCCGACGACGGGCCGGTCCTGGTCGCCTCGACGCACCAGTCGCACGCCGACTCGGTGGCGCTCGGGGTGGCGATCGAGCGGCCCATCCACTTCCTCGGGGACGTGCGCCTGACCCACTGGCCGTTGCTCGGCCCGCTGCTGCCGAAGCTGGGCATGGTGCCGCTGCGCCGCGGCGAGGCCGACGCCGCCGCGATGGACGTCCTGCGGGACCTGCTCGCCGACGGCCGCGCCGTCGCCGTCTACCCGGAGGGCTCGCGCAGCCGCGACGGCAAGGTCCATCGGCTGCGTAGCGGGCTGGCGCGGCTGGCAGCCGAGGCCCAGGCGCCCGTGGTGCCGGCCGCGGTGGCGGGCATCTACGACGTGTGGCCGATCAACGCCCGCCCGCGGCCGCTCGGCGGCAAGGTGACCGTGCGGTTCGGTCCGGCGTTGGCGCCGCCCGAGGACACGCCTCGCTCGCGGCGCCAGTTCAACGACCGGCTCCAACGGATCCTGGCCGAGCTCGGCCGGACCGAGTGCGCCGACGACTTCTCCCCGTTCGGGGGCGGTGACGTGTGA